One window of Terriglobia bacterium genomic DNA carries:
- a CDS encoding type II toxin-antitoxin system RelE/ParE family toxin gives MEVIFRTRKLEKEYCDHQRADKAYGPDVARRYIGRINLIKETLDIEDLKRLPGLRCHELKGDRRGFWAVNLTGRYRLIFTLEGKRLEIVRIQEVSKHYDD, from the coding sequence GTGGAAGTTATCTTTCGAACGCGTAAGCTGGAAAAAGAATACTGTGACCATCAACGAGCCGATAAAGCCTATGGGCCAGATGTGGCGCGGCGCTATATTGGGCGCATCAATCTCATCAAGGAGACTTTGGACATTGAGGACCTCAAGCGACTTCCCGGACTCCGGTGCCACGAACTGAAAGGGGACCGGCGAGGGTTCTGGGCAGTGAATCTCACAGGACGATACCGCCTGATCTTCACCCTCGAAGGCAAGCGTTTGGAGATTGTTAGGATCCAGGAGGTCAGCAAACATTATGATGACTAG
- a CDS encoding type I restriction-modification system subunit M yields the protein MSSNNLNWIANFIWGVADDVLRDIYVRGKYRDVILPMTVIRRLDAVLEPTKQAVLDMKKRLDKSRITNQDAALRDAAKQAFYNSSPFTLRDLKARARQQQLKADFETYLDGFSPNVQEILDKFKLRNQIETLVEADILGSLIEKFLDSSVNLGPQPVPNLDGSERLPGLDNHAMGTIFEELIRRFNEENNEEAGEHFTPRDVVTLMADLVFLPIADQIQSGTYLVYDGACGTGGMLTVAEQRLTELAKEHGKEVSIHLFGQEVNAETYAITKADLLLKGEGEEAENFRHCSTLSLDGFPAREFDFMLSNPPYGKSWKTDLERMGGKGDIRDPRFVIEHGGDPEFSLITRSSDGQLMFLVNKLSKMKHGTPLGSRIAEVHNGSSLFTGDAGQGESNIRRWILENDWLEAIIALPLNMFYNTGIATYVWVLTNRKPAHRRGEVQLIDATQWFKPLRKNLGKKNCELSEEDIQRICDTFLAFKETEQSKIFPNAAFGYWKVTVERPLRLKDADPNHVYIPKEIKALMESARRDESAQPIVRRIHKKGAEADPLCGLFEATVDGKKSVVEYEPDSELRDTEQVPLLEKGGIEAFIRREVLPHVPDAWYDRDSVKTGYEISFTRYFYKPQPLRTLEEIRTDILALEKETEGLLDEIVGVSREDAKARGEKG from the coding sequence ATGAGCAGCAATAACCTCAATTGGATTGCCAATTTCATTTGGGGCGTCGCCGATGACGTGCTCCGCGACATTTACGTTCGCGGAAAATACCGCGACGTGATTTTGCCGATGACGGTCATCCGGCGCCTCGATGCCGTCCTGGAACCGACGAAACAGGCGGTGCTGGATATGAAGAAGCGCCTCGACAAGTCCCGTATCACGAATCAGGACGCTGCGCTTCGGGACGCTGCAAAGCAGGCGTTCTACAATTCCTCACCATTTACCCTTCGCGATCTGAAGGCCCGCGCCAGGCAGCAGCAGCTCAAGGCCGACTTCGAAACTTATCTCGATGGCTTTTCGCCCAACGTCCAGGAGATTCTCGACAAATTCAAACTCCGCAACCAGATCGAAACGCTTGTCGAAGCCGACATCCTTGGAAGCCTGATCGAAAAATTTCTCGACAGCTCCGTCAATTTGGGACCCCAACCGGTCCCTAACCTGGATGGCTCGGAACGACTGCCCGGACTCGACAACCACGCCATGGGGACCATCTTCGAGGAACTAATCCGCCGCTTTAACGAAGAGAACAACGAAGAGGCCGGTGAACACTTCACCCCGCGCGATGTGGTGACATTGATGGCGGATCTGGTCTTCCTGCCCATCGCCGACCAGATCCAGTCAGGCACTTACCTGGTTTATGACGGCGCCTGTGGCACGGGTGGCATGCTCACAGTCGCGGAGCAACGGCTCACCGAGTTGGCAAAAGAACATGGAAAGGAGGTCTCGATCCATCTTTTTGGCCAGGAGGTTAACGCCGAGACCTACGCCATCACAAAAGCCGATCTCCTGTTGAAGGGCGAAGGCGAAGAGGCGGAGAACTTTCGCCATTGTTCCACCCTTTCGCTGGACGGGTTTCCCGCTCGCGAGTTCGACTTCATGCTTTCCAACCCGCCCTACGGCAAGAGCTGGAAGACCGATCTCGAGCGGATGGGCGGCAAAGGCGATATTCGAGATCCGCGTTTTGTTATTGAACATGGAGGCGATCCGGAGTTCAGTCTTATCACCCGCTCGAGCGACGGGCAACTCATGTTCTTGGTGAACAAGCTGTCCAAGATGAAACATGGCACGCCGCTTGGCAGTCGCATCGCGGAAGTGCACAACGGATCGTCGCTCTTCACCGGGGATGCCGGACAGGGCGAGAGCAACATCCGCCGATGGATTCTCGAGAACGACTGGCTCGAAGCGATCATCGCGCTGCCGCTCAACATGTTTTACAACACCGGCATCGCCACCTACGTTTGGGTCCTCACCAACCGCAAGCCTGCGCACCGCCGGGGTGAGGTGCAGCTTATCGATGCAACTCAGTGGTTCAAGCCTTTACGCAAGAACCTCGGCAAGAAGAACTGCGAGTTGTCGGAAGAGGACATCCAGCGCATCTGCGATACGTTCCTCGCGTTCAAGGAGACCGAGCAGTCGAAGATTTTTCCGAACGCCGCCTTCGGCTACTGGAAGGTGACGGTGGAGCGACCGCTCCGGCTCAAGGATGCGGACCCAAACCACGTTTATATTCCGAAAGAAATAAAGGCGCTCATGGAGAGCGCCAGGCGTGATGAGTCTGCTCAGCCGATCGTCCGGCGGATTCACAAGAAAGGGGCCGAGGCCGATCCGCTGTGTGGGCTGTTCGAGGCGACGGTGGACGGCAAGAAGTCCGTAGTCGAATATGAACCGGACTCCGAGCTCCGCGACACTGAACAAGTGCCCTTGCTGGAGAAAGGCGGAATCGAAGCGTTCATCCGCCGCGAAGTGCTGCCGCACGTGCCGGATGCTTGGTACGATCGCGACAGCGTCAAGACGGGCTACGAGATCAGCTTTACGCGCTACTTCTACAAGCCGCAACCGCTGCGAACGCTGGAGGAGATCCGCACCGACATATTGGCGCTGGAGAAGGAGACCGAAGGGTTGCTGGACGAGATCGTCGGGGTCTCACGCGAAGACGCGAAGGCGCGAGGGGAGAAGGGGTGA
- a CDS encoding HigA family addiction module antidote protein, whose protein sequence is MMTREAVHSNLPIPPGEYLEEVVGELGMTKDELAARMDRPATKLSQIFKGDKAITADTALQLEKVVGVPAHIWIGLEAEYRLSLARQQESGKPQETKDASGLLKRFCYTELVRLKAVEKRVTLAEKVTELERFFGVTSLTCVRDLRRYQAAFRCGKSDKWAPSPEALAAWLRFGEVRGQGIQCQPFDRARLEQAIDNLREMTIQSPDKFLKPLRETLAEAGVAMVLCPHFSKTRTHGATFWLRRDKAVLMMSNRGKWADIFWFSLFHEIGHLLLENWRAVCVEVGAQDDQEKRADKFAGDRLINPEEYKIFVRRRAFYPTDIETFAKRAGVHPGIVVGRLQHDKLLKPNWHNGLRVRFKWADQ, encoded by the coding sequence ATGATGACTAGAGAAGCAGTTCATTCCAATCTGCCGATTCCTCCAGGAGAATACTTGGAGGAGGTCGTGGGCGAGTTGGGTATGACCAAGGATGAGCTGGCGGCACGCATGGATCGACCCGCCACAAAGTTAAGCCAAATCTTCAAGGGGGATAAGGCCATCACCGCTGATACCGCGCTGCAACTTGAAAAAGTGGTCGGGGTTCCTGCCCATATCTGGATTGGGCTGGAGGCGGAATACCGCCTGTCCCTGGCGCGACAGCAGGAATCTGGTAAGCCACAGGAGACGAAGGATGCATCGGGACTTTTGAAGAGATTTTGCTATACAGAATTGGTGAGGCTCAAAGCAGTGGAGAAGCGCGTGACTCTTGCCGAAAAGGTTACAGAACTTGAGCGCTTCTTCGGTGTGACCTCGCTGACCTGTGTTCGAGATCTCCGCCGTTACCAGGCGGCATTTCGTTGCGGGAAATCGGACAAATGGGCGCCTTCTCCCGAGGCGCTTGCGGCATGGCTTCGATTTGGGGAGGTCAGAGGACAGGGAATTCAATGTCAGCCCTTTGATCGGGCACGGCTGGAACAGGCGATTGACAACTTGCGTGAAATGACCATTCAATCTCCCGATAAATTTCTGAAACCTCTGCGCGAGACACTGGCTGAAGCCGGTGTGGCCATGGTGTTGTGTCCCCATTTTTCGAAGACCCGGACCCACGGGGCGACCTTCTGGCTGAGGCGCGACAAGGCTGTCCTCATGATGAGCAATCGAGGGAAGTGGGCCGACATCTTCTGGTTCAGTTTGTTTCATGAAATCGGGCACCTTCTACTGGAAAACTGGAGGGCCGTGTGCGTGGAAGTTGGCGCCCAAGACGACCAGGAAAAGAGGGCCGACAAATTCGCTGGTGATAGGTTAATCAATCCTGAAGAGTACAAAATATTTGTCAGAAGGCGGGCATTCTATCCGACTGATATTGAAACGTTCGCCAAACGCGCTGGGGTTCACCCAGGGATTGTGGTAGGACGTCTGCAGCATGACAAGCTGCTCAAACCGAACTGGCATAATGGCCTGCGAGTACGATTCAAATGGGCCGATCAATGA
- a CDS encoding restriction endonuclease subunit S — translation MIADLKSYPAMKDSGVPWLGEVPEHWKIVPGRACYREKKVPNLASREATVLSLSYGQIVVKPAEKLHGLVPASFETYQIVDPGDIVIRPTDLQNDWNSLRFGLSQQRGIITSAYMCFDTKDSLDRNYGYVLLHAYDLKKVFYGLGSGLRQNLNWNDFKYLPCLMPSKDEQSTIVRFLDHTDRRIRRYMRAKQKIIKLLEEQKQAIIHHAVTRGLDPNVRLRPSGVEWLRDVPQHWEVRRNGQLFAQRNQTGFAELPILEVSLKTGVRVRDFENSIRKQIMSDRAKYKVAHKGDIAYNMMRMWQGAVGIAPVDGLVSPAYVIARPLAGVEVRYFNNLFRTASYMSEVDNCSRGIVKDRNRLYWEDFKQIYSPYPPVGEQTQIADAIEESTQGLNCAIDQMEREIALLREYRTRLIGDVVTGKLDVREAVANLPEEVAEPEALEEAEELDDSATGEEIEVDEAIETEEAAEVSE, via the coding sequence ATGATTGCCGACCTCAAGTCCTATCCTGCGATGAAGGATTCCGGCGTTCCGTGGCTGGGGGAGGTGCCGGAGCACTGGAAAATCGTTCCGGGGCGTGCCTGCTATCGCGAGAAAAAGGTGCCCAACTTAGCATCGAGAGAGGCGACCGTCCTTTCCCTCAGCTATGGACAAATCGTCGTCAAGCCGGCAGAGAAACTTCACGGCCTCGTTCCAGCCTCGTTTGAGACATACCAGATCGTTGATCCGGGCGACATCGTCATTCGCCCGACTGATCTCCAGAATGATTGGAACAGCTTGCGTTTCGGCCTCTCCCAGCAACGGGGCATCATCACATCGGCTTACATGTGCTTCGACACAAAAGACTCTCTTGACCGAAACTATGGCTACGTCCTGCTTCACGCATACGACTTGAAAAAAGTGTTCTATGGGCTCGGCTCTGGTCTACGTCAGAATCTGAATTGGAACGATTTTAAGTACCTCCCTTGCCTTATGCCTTCAAAGGACGAACAATCCACCATCGTCCGGTTCCTCGACCACACAGACCGGCGCATCCGGCGTTACATGCGCGCGAAGCAGAAAATAATCAAACTGCTGGAGGAGCAAAAGCAGGCCATCATCCACCACGCCGTCACCCGCGGCCTCGACCCGAACGTCCGCCTGAGACCGTCTGGCGTGGAATGGCTCCGCGACGTGCCGCAGCATTGGGAGGTTCGTCGCAACGGTCAACTCTTTGCCCAGCGCAACCAAACTGGGTTCGCCGAACTTCCTATCCTGGAGGTCTCGCTCAAAACGGGCGTCCGCGTGCGTGACTTCGAGAATTCGATACGCAAGCAGATTATGTCCGACCGCGCCAAGTATAAGGTCGCACACAAAGGCGACATTGCTTACAACATGATGCGGATGTGGCAAGGCGCGGTTGGAATCGCCCCGGTCGATGGATTGGTGAGCCCGGCCTATGTCATTGCCAGACCGCTTGCCGGCGTTGAGGTCCGCTACTTCAACAATCTATTCCGCACAGCCTCCTATATGAGTGAGGTGGACAACTGCTCGCGTGGCATCGTCAAGGACCGCAATCGATTGTATTGGGAGGATTTCAAGCAGATTTATTCCCCATATCCCCCCGTGGGCGAGCAAACGCAGATTGCTGATGCCATCGAGGAAAGCACGCAAGGCCTGAATTGCGCGATCGATCAGATGGAGCGTGAAATTGCCCTGCTCCGCGAATATCGCACCCGTCTGATCGGCGACGTGGTGACCGGCAAGCTGGATGTGCGTGAAGCGGTTGCGAATCTGCCCGAGGAAGTCGCCGAGCCGGAGGCGCTAGAGGAGGCCGAGGAGTTGGACGACTCCGCCACTGGCGAAGAAATCGAAGTGGACGAGGCGATTGAGACTGAAGAGGCGGCCGAAGTCAGCGAGTGA
- a CDS encoding GxxExxY protein codes for MKNIEGVSSEIVDAAFHLHKDLGPGLLESVYEAVLARLLEWRGLRVERQKPIAISYEGLQFDEGFRADLLVEGKVVVELKSVETFAPAQGKQLLTYLRLLNLPLGLLINFGAATFKEDVKRVVNNHRDFASSRLRVNQELARSREGREGKES; via the coding sequence GTGAAGAACATCGAAGGAGTCTCCTCGGAGATCGTGGACGCGGCTTTTCACCTTCACAAGGACTTGGGACCCGGCCTACTCGAATCGGTGTATGAGGCTGTCCTGGCCCGACTGCTGGAGTGGCGGGGGCTGCGGGTCGAGCGTCAGAAGCCTATCGCAATCAGCTATGAGGGATTGCAATTCGATGAGGGGTTTCGGGCTGATCTGCTGGTTGAGGGGAAGGTTGTGGTGGAGCTGAAGTCCGTTGAAACGTTTGCCCCGGCTCAAGGCAAACAATTGTTGACCTACCTGCGGCTGCTGAATCTCCCGCTGGGCTTGCTGATCAATTTCGGCGCGGCCACCTTCAAAGAAGACGTAAAGAGGGTTGTGAACAACCATCGCGATTTCGCGTCTTCGCGCCTTCGCGTGAACCAGGAACTCGCGCGAAGCCGCGAAGGACGCGAAGGGAAAGAATCATGA
- a CDS encoding nucleotidyltransferase domain-containing protein produces the protein MRSNSENDQFARLITSIEPWLGEVVIIGGWAHRLYRLDARAQLLDYMPVFTVDADIALPSNLKVERKDIRECLVDHGFKEDRMGEDKPPVTHYHLAEDGTGFYAEFLTPSTGGEHRRDGTSNSTMTIAGVVSQKLRFIEILLNAPWTVDLDQTNGFPFEEAIRVRIANPAAFLAHKLLIEKRRTSTRHPKDILYIHDTLETFGGRLQELNAEWKNHIGPILSPKNVRLIERSAESLFHEVTDPVREAALIASGRSLSPERIREICNWGLKQVFG, from the coding sequence ATGAGGAGTAACAGCGAGAACGATCAATTTGCGCGATTAATCACTTCAATTGAGCCATGGCTGGGAGAGGTAGTGATCATCGGTGGGTGGGCTCACAGACTTTACCGCCTCGATGCCCGCGCACAACTGCTTGACTACATGCCAGTATTCACTGTAGATGCGGACATTGCGCTCCCATCCAACCTGAAAGTTGAAAGAAAGGATATTCGGGAATGTCTCGTCGACCATGGGTTCAAAGAGGATCGAATGGGGGAGGACAAGCCTCCGGTCACCCATTATCATCTCGCGGAGGATGGGACCGGTTTCTACGCTGAATTCTTGACCCCATCGACCGGGGGTGAACATCGGCGCGACGGAACGAGCAATTCGACCATGACGATCGCTGGGGTGGTCTCCCAGAAACTCAGATTCATTGAAATATTACTGAATGCTCCTTGGACAGTGGATCTGGATCAGACGAATGGCTTTCCGTTCGAGGAAGCGATACGAGTGAGAATTGCCAATCCGGCCGCTTTCCTGGCACATAAACTTCTGATCGAAAAGAGGCGAACTAGTACCAGGCATCCGAAGGACATCTTGTACATACATGACACACTTGAAACCTTTGGCGGACGTCTTCAAGAGTTGAACGCGGAATGGAAGAATCATATCGGACCGATACTATCTCCGAAAAACGTCAGGCTGATAGAGCGCTCAGCAGAGAGCCTCTTCCATGAAGTCACCGACCCCGTCCGCGAAGCGGCCCTGATCGCCAGCGGCAGGAGCCTTTCTCCAGAACGGATTCGCGAGATTTGTAATTGGGGATTGAAACAAGTCTTTGGTTGA